A stretch of the Gossypium hirsutum isolate 1008001.06 chromosome D07, Gossypium_hirsutum_v2.1, whole genome shotgun sequence genome encodes the following:
- the LOC107954664 gene encoding heterogeneous nuclear ribonucleoprotein 1, translating into MSENGKLFIGGISWDTNEQRLKEYFDSYGEVVEAVIMKDRTTGRARGFGFVVFADPAVSDRVIKEKHNIDGRMVEAKKAVPRDEQNIMSRSTSSIHGSLGPGRARKIFVGGLASTVTESDFKKYFDQFGNITDVVVMYDHNTQRPRGFGFISYDSEEAVDQVLLKKFHELNGKMVEVKRAVPKELSPVSSRSSLGGFNYGMNSVNSFLNGYAQGFTPSNVGGYGLGMDGRFSPIASGRSGFPPFGSGYGMGMNFEPGLNPNFGNSANFSSNMSYGRGLSPYYIGNTSRFASPIGYDGRSGGNTSFFSSMTRNLLGNGGINYNTNVVSSSACMGSGSGSIGGSVFGNRINWGSSGSPSHGAGIDVSSNSLNFGYGSGYNRFGLETAGYGRNSGTNLVATSSYAASNGGYDGAFVDLYSGASVYGDTAWRSSMFERDGFHSFGYGLGSATSDVLGKSSPTYVGGYSVSKRQENRGVAT; encoded by the exons ATGTCTGAAAATGGTAAACTATTTATCGGTGGGATATCTTGGGACACCAATGAACAGCGTCTCAAAGAGTATTTCGATAGTTATGGTGAAGTGGTAGAGGCAGTGATCATGAAGGATCGGACCACAGGGCGTGCTCGTGGTTTTGGTTTCGTTGTTTTCGCCGACCCAGCTGTTTCTGATAGAGTCATCAAGGAGAAACACAACATTGATGGCAGGATG GTTGAGGCAAAGAAGGCAGTTCCTAGGGATGAGCAAAACATTATGAGTAGAAGCACTAGCAGCATCCATGGTTCTCTAGGTCCAGGCCGGGCAAGAAAGATTTTTGTTGGAGGTTTAGCATCAACTGTCACAGAGAGTGACTTTAAAAAGTATTTTGATCAGTTTGGAAATATAACAGATGTAGTGGTGATGTATGATCATAACACCCAAAGGCCTAGGGGTTTTGGATTCATTTCTTATGATTCAGAAGAAGCAGTGGACCAAGTGTTGCTAAAAAAATTCCATGAACTGAACGGTAAAATGGTTGAGGTCAAAAGAGCAGTTCCCAAAGAATTATCACCTGTTTCTAGTCGTAGTTCCCTTGGTGGATTTAACTATGGTATGAATAGTGTCAACAGCTTTCTTAATGGCTATGCTCAGGGATTTACTCCAAGCAATGTTGGAGGTTATGGACTTGGGATGGATGGTAGATTCAGTCCAATTGCTAGTGGTCGAAGCGGGTTTCCTCCTTTTGGTTCTGGTTATGGAATGGGCATGAACTTTGAGCCAGGGTTGAACCCAAATTTTGGAAATAGTGCAAATTTTAGTAGTAATATGAGCTATGGACGAGGATTAAGTCCTTACTATATTGGAAATACAAGTAGATTCGCTAGTCCTATTGGGTATGATGGAAGAAGTGGAGGTAATACTTCCTTTTTCAGCTCAATGACCCGTAATCTTTTAGGAAATGGGGGGATCAATTATAACACAAATGTTGTTAGTTCAAGTGCATGTATGGGATCTGGAAGCGGGAGTATAGGAGGAAGTGTCTTTGGGAACAGGATTAATTGGGGTTCTTCTGGAAGTCCCAGTCATGGTGCAGGGATTGATGTTTCTAGCAATAGTCTGAATTTCGGCTACGGAAGTGGTTATAATAGATTTGGACTGGAAACAGCAGGGTATGGAAGAAATAGTGGGACCAATCTAGTGGCGACATCATCATATGCAGCATCAAATGGTGGCTATGATGGAGCCTTTGTGGACCTGTATAGTGGAGCTTCAGTTTATGGGGATACTGCTTGGAGATCATCAATGTTTGAGCGAGATGGTTTTCATTCCTTTGGGTATGGACTTGGTAGTGCCACTTCTGATGTTTTGGGCAAAAGTTCTCCTACTTATGTCGGGGGTTATAGCGTTAGTAAGAGACAAGAAAATAGAG GAGTTGCTACCTAG
- the LOC107954665 gene encoding N-acetyltransferase 9-like protein — MGVSLEGQKVIMVPYMEAHVPKYHLWMQDPALLQATGSEPLSLQQEYDMQLSWNQDPLKKTFIILDKEMVGEKFVHVNPHVEAMVGDVNIYMNDLDDPQLAEVEIMIAEPKSRGKGLGKESVLMMMVYAVQNFRIHVFRAKIGASNGSSLSLFRKLGFKETSYSEIFKEVTLELAVTEQKQEELLQLLGSVVTHA, encoded by the exons ATGGGAGTGAGCTTGGAAGGACAGAAGGTGATAATGGTACCATACATGGAAGCACATGTCCCAAAGTACCACCTCTGGATGCAAGACCCTGCTCTCCTTCAAGCCACCGGATCAGAGCCCCTCTCCCTCCAACAGGAATACGATATGCAGCTCTCCTGGAACCAAGACCCTCTCA AGAAAACTTTCATTATTTTGGATAAGGAGATGGTCGGGGAAAAGTTTGTTCATGTAAATCCTCATGTGGAAG CCATGGTCGGGGATGTGAATATCTACATGAATGATTTGGATGACCCTCAATTAGCAGAGGTTGAAATTATGATAGCTGAACCAAAAAG CCGTGGTAAGGGCCTTGGGAAAGAGTCTGTCCTGATGATGATGGTCTATGCAGTTCAAAACTTCAGAATCCATGTCTTCCGTGCTAAAATTGGAGCATCAAATGGGTCATCTCTTAGTTTGTTTCGGAAATTG GGCTTCAAGGAGACTTCTTATAGCGAAATATTCAAGGAG GTAACATTGGAATTGGCGGTGACGGAGCAAAAGCAAGAGGAGCTTCTGCAGTTGTTGGGCAGTGTAGTTACACATGCATAG